The following are encoded in a window of Cryptococcus gattii WM276 chromosome M, complete sequence genomic DNA:
- a CDS encoding Trans-aconitate 3-methyltransferase, putative (Similar to TIGR gene model, INSD accession AAW46865.1) produces the protein MLLLKASTKSVITTTLSCSKRSITMKSFADSSFDVDRYLSCRPSYPQEVYDIILAYHFNFSPSRSGPYKGGNTRFLDLGCGPGFVASTLAPHFEHTLGLDPSKKMIDIGLQPVRGEKVEYRVGNAEDLDSAGVGVGEQGVDLVVAGQAAHWFDHSKVWPQLTKHVRPGGTVAYLGYAELLFPSHPHLTHLFTSFSSSPPPNGIGPYWSQPGRGIVEGLLDREAEAEAEMDEMERIVGRRPVLIDEPKLESSSDTRKGYEKQWAAGTAMRIRHTPFSPFLMRQHWTLAQLDAYLRTFSATHEYWRVNPQDQAKGKVGDMVDRFMAVIKEAFEKEGAVDKDGNGSFDVAWPLVLMMIKKNL, from the exons ATGCTACTCCTCAAGGCATCGACAAAGTCGGTCATCACCACTACACTCTCTTGCAGCAAGAGATCAATCACCATGAAGAGCTTTGCAGATTCCTCATTCGACGTTGACAGATACCTCAGCTGCCGACC GTCATATCCTCAAGAAGTATACGACATCATCCTCGCCTACCATTTCAACTTTTCTCCCAGTCGCTCCGGCCCGTATAAAGGTGGTAACACCCGTTTCCTGGACCTAGGCTGTGGACCGGGCTTCGTAGCGTCCACCTTGGCACCTCATTTCGAGCATACGTTGGGCTTGGATCCGTCCAAGAAGATGATTGATATTGGACTGCAGCCTGTGCGAGGTGAAAAGGTAGAGTATCGGGTAGGGAATGCGGAGGATCTGGATAGTGCGGGTGTGGGTGTAGGTGAACAAGGGGTGGACCTGGTCGTTGCTG GACAAGCCGCGCACTGGTTTGACCATTCAAAAGTATGGCCCCAGTTGACAAAACATGTCAGACCAGGTGGGACTGTCGCTTACCTC GGCTACGCGGAACTCCTCTTCCCGTCCCACCCCCATCTCACACACCTTTtcacctccttctcctcttcccctccaCCCAATGGGATTGGGCCCTACTGGTCCCAGCCGGGGAGGGGGATTGTAGAAGGTTTATTGGATC GGGAGGCGGAGGCGGAGGCGGAGATGGAcgagatggagaggataGTGGGGAGAAGACCGGTATTAATCGATGAGCCGAAACTGGAATCTTCTTCAGATACTCGCAAAGGGTATGAGAAACAGTGGGCAGCGGGAACAGCCATGCGAATTCGGCATACGCCTTTTTCCCCATTCCTTATGCGTCAGCATTGGACGCTGGCGCAACTTGACGCGTACCTCCGTACATTTTCAGCCACGCACGAGTACTGGAGGGTGAATCCGCAGGATCAAGCCAAGGGGAAGGTGGGGGATATGGTAGATCGGTTCATGGCGGTGATTAAAGAAGCAtttgaaaaagaaggggCGGTGGATAAAGATGGAAATGGGAGTTTTGATGTGGCTTGGCCATTGGTTCTGATGATGATCAAGAAGAATCTGTAG
- a CDS encoding Hypothetical protein (Similar to TIGR gene model, INSD accession AAW46972.1; CNM00340), whose translation MPPRQRELTKHQYSAGLTYVAQKPSFLQNFGKPQVPPPSSSSASSRGGREPLPERPNEGRWASGSGDEAAEQDEEEDDDEWGDVFGGGGEEGPQVVVLKEGRHLTAEEIKRERRKAAGQDTSPPEDQNKEKKEKKEEQFTSNGNANQKETFKTRIIHKSNPNKRRLVGHGDAEDDKQAQEKETAASGGEKKKKKKAKKGLLSFDEAEGDA comes from the exons ATGCCCCCACGCCAGAGAGAGCTCACTAAACATCAATACTCCGCTGGACTCACATACGTCGCTCAAAAACCGTCTTTCCTCCAAAACTTTGGTAAACCCCAAGTCcctcctccatcctcttcctctgcctcttccAGAGGAGGGCGGGAACCCCTGCCAGAACGGCCGAACGAAGGCCGATGGGCGAGCGGTAGCGGCGATGAAGCAGCGGAGcaagacgaagaagaagatgatgatgaatgGGGAGATGTATtcggaggaggaggcgAAGAAGGACCCCAGGTGGTTGTTttgaaggaaggaaggCATTTGACGGCGGAGGAGATTaagagggaaagaagaaaag CTGCTGGGCAGGACACTTCGCCTCCTGAAGATCAGAAcaaggagaaaaaggagaagaaagaggagcAGTTTACATCTAACGGCAATGCGAACCAAAAAGAAACTTTCAAGACCCGGATAATACACAAATCCAACCCCAACAAACGCCGACTTGTCGGCCACGGAGACGCTGAAGACGATAAGCAAGCGcaagaaaaagaaacaGCTGCTTCgggaggagagaagaagaagaagaaaaaggcCAAGAAAGGGTTATTGAGTTTTGATGAAGCAGAGGGCGACGCTTGA
- a CDS encoding uncharacterized protein (Similar to TIGR gene model, INSD accession AAW46857.1): MPDSPPTDRAPLIQNAILFLNDPKTQSSSLTSRIQFLESKGLTEKEIEQAIREAADGYGSSTGSGAGMGMGQGEGERERIGPTSSPYGRPPERPSVPAPNYGYGYTYSSPEPPRKDWRDLFIMAMVSGGVVYGLTALARKYLLPHLQPPSTTAFQSTSSELMSKYDEAARLLNELTEETAKVQTSIEEDREKVNQVVEEVEGAVKGLKDGEERWRDEMRDMRGEVETLKELVPRMIEKHIQSQSSALADLQSEIRSLKTLLASRSQLPPTAPVSSSVPGSGSGSRSGAGSPAPTPTAAAANALLGPRAGGKAGIPAWQMAPPPPSTSTTEASSTNTSTSGSGSEEDILEKDKGKGKEE, translated from the exons ATGCCCGACTCACCCCCAACAGACAGAGCACCACTCATCCAGAACgccatcctcttcctcaacgATCCCAAAACTCAAAGCTCGTCGCTTACTTCACGTATCCAGTTTCTCGAGTCCAAGGGACTTAcagagaaggagattgagCAGGCTATAAGGGAGGCGGCGGATGGGTATGGATCTTCCACTGGTTCTGGCGcggggatggggatgggacaaggggaaggggaaagggaaaggatAGGACCGACGTCTTCCCCATACGGGCGGCCACCTGAAAGACCAAGTGTACCTGCTCCGAACTACGGCTACGGCTACACCTATTCCTCCCCCGAGCCGCCAAGGAAAGATTGGAGAGATTTATTC ATTATGGCGATGGTTTCGGGTGGTGTAGTCTATGGCCTAACGGCTCTTGCTCGC AAATACCTTCTCCCGCACTTACAGCCTCCCTCCACTACCGCATTCCAATCCACCTCCTCCGAACTCATGTCCAAATATGATGAAGCAGCGCGTCTCCTGAACGAGTTGACGGAAGAAACGGCCAAGGTTCAGACGAGTATCGAAGAAGATCGAGAGAAAGTGAATCAGGTGGTGGAAGAGGTAGAAGGTGCGGTAAAGGGGTTAAAGGATGGTGAAGAGAGGTGGAGGGATGAGATGAGGGATATGAGGGGAGAGGTGGAGACTTTGAAAGAGTTGGTTCCTAGG ATGATTGAGAAGCACATCCAATCCCAATCCTCTGCTCTTGCAGACCTGCAATCTGAAATTCGGTCACTCAAAACGCTTCTCGCTTCTCGATCCCAACTCCCTCCCACCGCCCCTGTTTCTAGTTCCGTCCCCGGTTCAGGCTCTGGAAGTAGAAGTGGTGCTGGTAGCCCTGCACCGACACCAACTGCAGCTGCTGCGAACGCCCTTCTAGGCCCTAGAGCGGGTGGGAAAGCTGGGATACCCGCTTGGCAGATGGcgcctccacctccttctACCAGTACGACCGAAGCTTCAAGTACTAATACTAGTACGAGCGGGAGTGGAAGTGAGGAGGATATTTTAGAAAAGGATAAGGGAAAGGGTAAGGAGGAGTAA
- a CDS encoding Aspartate transaminase, putative (Similar to TIGR gene model, INSD accession AAW46849.1), with the protein MSFTNFWAGVPEGPPDPILGVTDAFKKDTSPKKVNLGVGAYRDEDGKPYILDSVLKAEDILHKKKLDKEYLPITGAADFVKLASELAYGKDSKPLQEGRVAASQSISGTGALRIATGFLSTFYSGPKVIYLPNPTWGNHVPLAESVGIKVERYRYFDKKTVGLDFEGMKEDIKILLHACAQNPTGIDPTQEQWKELSELLKAKKHLPLFDMAYQGFASGDIIRDAFAVRYFVEQGHQIILCQSFAKNLGLYAERAGTFSMVCASPEEKERVMSQVKRVIRPLYSSPPIHGAQLVATILGTPELYEEWLTEVKKMADRIIAMREKLYNLLIELKTPGEWGHIKSQIGMFSFTGISKEQVEDLAEYAHVYMTKDGRISMAGLNEHNIQYFAESLSKAVKGELKTKSAL; encoded by the exons ATGA GTTTCACAAACTTTTGGGCTGGCGTTCCCGAGGG GCCTCCCGACCCCATCCTCG GTGTGACGGACGCATTCAAGAAGGATACATCCCCAAAGAAGGTCAACCTCGGTGTCG GTGCCTAC CGTGACGAGGATGGCAAGCCTTACATTCTCGACTCCGTCTTGAAGGCCGAAGACATCTTGcacaagaagaagctcgaCAAGGAGTACCTTCCAATCACT GGTGCTGCCGATTTTGTCAAACTTGCTTCTGAGCTCGCTTATGGCAAAGACTCCAAGCCTTTGCAGGAAGGTCGA GTCGCTGCCTCTCAATCCATTTCTGGCACAGGTGCCCTCCGAATTGCTACCGGCTTCCTCTCCACTTTTTACTCTGGCCCCAAGGTCATCTACTTGCCCAACCCCACTTGGGGTAACCAcgttcccttggctgagTCAGTCGGCATCAAAGTCGAGAGATATAGGTACTTTGACAAGAAGACAGTCGGTCTTGACTTTGAGGGTATGAAGGAAGACATCAAG ATCCTCCTCCACGCCTGTGCCCAAAACCCTACTGGTATCGACCCGACCCAGGAGCAATGGAAGGAGTTGAGCGAGTTACTCAAGGCTAAGAAGCACCTTCCCTTGTTCGACATGGCTTACCAAGGTTTCGCTTCTGGTGACATTATCCGTGATGCTTTTGCCGTACGATACTTTGTTGAGCAGGGTCACCAGATCATCCTCTGTCAATCCTTCGCCAAG AACTTGGGTCTCTACGCCGAGCGAGCCGGTACCTTCTCCATGGTCTGCGCTTCTCCCGAGGAGAAGGAACGGGTCATGTCCCAGGTTAAGCGTGTTATCCGACCTCTCTACTCTTCTCCCCCTATCCATGGTGCTCAGCTGGTTGCTACCATCCTCGGTACTCCTGAGCTTTACGAGGAGTG GCTTACTgaagtgaagaagatggcCGACCGTATCATCGCCATGCGAGAAAAGCTTTACAACCTTCTCATTGAGCTGAAGACTCCCGGAGAATGGGGGCACATCAAGTCTCAAATCG GCATGTTCTCTTTCACCGGTATCTCCAAAGAGCAAGTCGAGGATCTCGCCGAGTACGCTCACGTCTACATGACCAAGGACGGCCGTATCTCCATGGCTGGTTTGAACGAGCATAACATTCAGTATTTTGCTGAGAGCTTGTCCAAGGCCGTCAAAGGTGAGCTGAAGACCAAGTCGGCGCTTTAG
- a CDS encoding Aryl-alcohol dehydrogenase, putative (Similar to TIGR gene model, INSD accession AAW46848.1) — protein sequence MPRPALTSATDYTPAGPNDKFSMTNLFDPVPEPKTELGRYRLLSPSAAIRVSPLCLGAMSLGDQWTPFMGGALNFEESCKYLDTFYEAGGNFIDTANNYQDEQSEMIVGEWMEKRGIRDEIVLATKYTTFSLDRKEGKFQGIGANFVGNHKKSLRISVEDSLKKLRTNYIDLLYVHWWDYSTSIPELMQSLNDLVKSGKVLYLGISDTPAWIVSQANEYARQHGLAQFVVYQGLWNLGVRDLERDVIPMARANGMSIAPWGALGQGKFKSPEELKNKENWRYGTPPTEKDIKISEALSDVVKELGIDVKPASIAMAWARQTVTDCFPIVGGTNIEHLKSNIEALKITLTDKQMEKLNKAYEFDFGFPSNRFGRDPHYLPEGKPNNGLLTTAGHLKYTQLP from the exons ATGCCTCGACCTGCCCTCACCTCTGCTACTGACTATACTCCCGCTGGTCCAAATGACAAGTTCAGTAT GACCAATCTCTTTGATCCTGTTCCCGAGCCCAAAACAGAGCTTGGCCGATATAGACTGCTTTCACCTTCTGCGGCTA TCCGGGTCTCTCCTCTCTGTCTAGGTGCCATGTCCCTCGGTGACCAGTGGACCCCTTTCATGGGCGGCGCCCTTAACTTCGAGGAGTCTTGCAAGTACCTCGACACTTTCTACGAGGCTGGGGGTAACTTTATCGACACTGCCAACAACTACCAAGATGAGCAGTCTGAGATGATTGTTGGTGAATGGATGGAGAAGCGAGGCATTCGGGATGAAATTGTTCTTGCTAC GAAGTACACCACCTTTAGCCTTGACAGGAAAGAGGGCAAGTTCCAGGGCATCGGTGCCAACTTTGTTGGTAACCACAAGAAGAGTCTTCGCATCTCT GTCGAAGACTCCCTCAAAAAGCTTCGTACCAACTACATCGACCTTCTCTACGTTCACTGGTGGGACTACTCCACCTCCATTCCTGAGTTGATGCAAAGTTTGAACGACCTCGTCAAGAGCGGCAAGGTTCTCTATCTCGGTATCTCTGATACCCCTG CATGGATCGTCTCCCAAGCGAACGAGTATGCCCGTCAGCACGGCCTCGCCCAATTTGTTGTCTATCAGGGTTTATGGAACCTCGGTGTCAGGGATTTGGAGCGAGACGTCATCCCTATGGCTCGTGCCAATGGTATGAGCATTG CCCCCTGGGGTGCTCTGGGTCAGGGCAAATTCAAGTCCCCCGAGGAACTCAAGAACAAAGAAAACTGGCGATATGGTACACCTCCCACTGAGAAAGATATCAAGATCTCTGAAGCGTTATCCGATGTTGTCAAAGAGCTCGGTATTGATGTCAAGCCTGCCAGTA TTGCAATGGCATGGGCCAGGCAGACAGTTACTGACTGTTTCCCAATCGTTGGCGGTACTAACATCGAGCACCTCAAGTCCAACATCGAG GCCCTTAAGATCACCCTCACCGATAAGCAAATGGAGAAGCTTAACAAAGCTTATGAATTTGACTTTGGATTCCCATCCAACCGCTTTGGTAGAGATCCGCACTACCTTCCTGAGGGCAAGCCGAACAATGGTTTGCTTACAACC GCTGGGCACTTGAAGTACACTCAGCTTCCTTAA
- a CDS encoding Hypothetical protein (Similar to TIGR gene model, INSD accession AAW46847.1; CNM00380) gives MSSTSSFCSAILGFDLYTPMSVPELSPAVIQELLPHLLPPSPLPQHLLSKSLLQRLTYLPPSPSDLDAHLSPFPSSKEQPISTRLRELSRGHRWSEKQYVREDEDIFARMIVEREEGGEGVEVLFEWEGGSEGSEGRGWVYHSARLPSISERNWVASPALLPPPISAVPKSSYDDADDPYAAPAGYWSAFDDEPLSDIKEPGYESDHVGAEDDYWAQYSRPATAPITPGTHTPGLYHAHSESNANNVPHPHAHNGLASYFQKTRPSVSQERLKDIDETAVKLHESLTKLGLDPQNGGLTLASLSLEPKGIWRETGDDVRAKVAGKIGSGLNDIWRQFVGESEGEEKEEKAMEWLRLARPVVDPLASPIAINRNLNGEKVVAKLEVLKDMYELLNEAEEEQGFWRMVEGVIRKSSEEEGMEDEVTRQQMYYE, from the exons ATGTCTTCCACATCATCATTTTGTTCGGCTATTCTGGGTTTT GACCTATATACGCCAATGTCCGTCCCAGAGCTTTCCCCAGCTGTCATTCAGGAGCTTCTACCTCACCTGCTACCTCCCTCCCCTCTCCCCCAACATCTACTATCAAAATCCCTTCTACAACGCCTCACGTACCTCCCCCCATCGCCATCTGATCTCGACGCTCATTTatctccctttccttcgTCTAAGGAACAGCCCATATCTACTCGATTAAGGGAGCTGTCAAGAGGCCATCGGTGGTCGGAGAAGCAGTATGTTagggaggatgaagatatCTTTGCGAGAATGATCGTCGagcgagaagaaggtggtGAAGGAGTCGAAGTCTTGTTCGAGTGGGAAGGGGGGAGTGAAGGGAGTGAAGGTAGAGGTTGGGTCTACCACTCGGCTCGTCTTCCATCAATAAGCGAACGTAATTGGGTCGCTTCGCCCGCATTATTACCCCCACCCATATCCGCCGTGCCAAAATCATCATACGACGACGCCGACGATCCCTATGCTGCCCCGGCAGGCTATTGGTCAGCGTTTGATGACGAACCCTTGTCCGACATCAAAGAGCCTGGTTATGAAAGCGACCATGTCGGCGCCGAAGATGACTATTGGGCTCAATACTCTCGCCCCGCCACAGCACCCATCACACCCGGAACCCATACTCCGGGTTTATATCATGCCCATTCAGAGTCGAACGCCAACAACGTGCCCCATCCTCACGCACACAACGGTCTTGCATCCTATTTCCAAAAGACACGCCCTTCTGTCTCCCAAGAACGGTTAAAGGATATCGACGAAACGGCGGTGAAACTCCATGAGTCTCTTACCAAGTTAGGGTTGGACCCTCAAAATGGTGGCCTTACTCTGGCAAGCTTGAGCTTGGAACCGAAAGGTATATGGAGAGAGACGGGTGATGATGTGAGAGCGAAGGTAGCCGGCAAGATTGGGAGTGGTCTCAATGATATCTGGCGACAGTTTGTTGGTGAAagtgaaggagaggagaaagaagagaaagcCATGGAGTGGTTACGCCTCGCTCGACCGGTTGTCGATCCCTTAGCATCCCCCATAGCAATCAACAGAAATCTCAACGGTGAAAAGGTGGTGGCAAAGTTGGAAGTGTTGAAAGATATGTACGAGCTATTGAACgaggcggaagaagaacaaggaTTTTGGCGTATGGTGGAAGGAGTGATCAGGAAGAGCTCGGAGGAAGAAGGCATGGAGGACGAAGTGACGCGACAGCAGATGTACTACGAATAG